In the Flagellimonas sp. HMM57 genome, one interval contains:
- a CDS encoding DUF2391 family protein produces the protein MEDQKTFTKRIGGYLHKMVPITDASGKLLHYVTKPLMVELKPRDIMQIIIGSTILALPVTYTEEAWKLGEELPLLNVGLLSLISLTFIALFVYFNFYRFNIKGHLFNYIKRVLATYLISILVVAVLLTIIQRCPWQEDALLAIKRIVIVSFPASMSATISDVIK, from the coding sequence ATGGAAGATCAAAAGACCTTTACAAAACGAATTGGGGGCTATCTGCACAAGATGGTTCCCATTACCGATGCAAGTGGAAAATTGCTCCACTATGTTACAAAACCTTTGATGGTAGAGCTCAAACCTAGGGATATTATGCAAATAATAATAGGCTCCACCATCTTGGCACTTCCGGTTACATATACCGAAGAAGCTTGGAAACTCGGTGAAGAACTACCATTGTTGAACGTAGGGTTACTTTCTTTGATATCATTAACCTTTATTGCTCTCTTTGTCTACTTCAATTTCTACAGGTTCAATATCAAAGGACATTTGTTCAACTATATTAAAAGAGTATTGGCAACATATCTTATTTCCATATTGGTCGTAGCGGTACTTCTTACTATAATACAGAGATGTCCTTGGCAAGAGGATGCATTATTGGCAATAAAACGTATAGTAATCGTCTCCTTTCCTGCTTCAATGAGCGCTACAATAAGCGATGTCATAAAATAG
- a CDS encoding DUF1328 family protein — MLRWTITFIILAIIAGIFGFGGIAAGAAGIAKILFFLFIVLFVISLITGRRKV; from the coding sequence ATGTTACGTTGGACAATCACCTTTATAATACTTGCCATCATTGCAGGAATATTTGGATTTGGCGGTATCGCAGCAGGAGCTGCTGGTATTGCGAAGATTTTATTCTTTTTATTTATCGTTCTATTTGTAATTTCATTAATAACAGGGAGAAGAAAAGTTTAA
- a CDS encoding DUF4174 domain-containing protein, which yields MRLLAIFLLFLTFQSVSSQELAQYKWQNRLVILVSLDLESASVEKQASLFHDTKKAMTEREMLLLRLSPDSKELEAYNISWNYEGVLLIGKDGGLKAKYDFMVTPSILFELVDSMPMRRSEIRSKND from the coding sequence ATGAGACTTTTAGCAATTTTCTTATTATTCCTTACATTCCAAAGCGTGTCCTCTCAAGAACTTGCGCAATACAAATGGCAAAATAGGTTGGTCATCCTTGTTAGCTTAGATTTAGAATCAGCATCGGTGGAGAAACAAGCAAGCCTTTTCCATGATACTAAAAAAGCGATGACAGAACGGGAAATGCTATTACTACGACTATCTCCAGATTCAAAAGAACTTGAAGCTTACAATATATCATGGAACTATGAGGGAGTTTTGCTCATAGGTAAAGATGGTGGACTAAAAGCCAAATATGATTTCATGGTAACACCATCGATTCTATTTGAACTAGTGGACAGTATGCCGATGCGTAGGTCAGAAATACGGAGTAAAAATGATTAA
- a CDS encoding Dps family protein: protein MNYLNINDKNLLLVNKDLNQLLADYSVYYQKLRSFHWNVLGKNFFDLHEKFEELYNDARIKIDEVAERILTLRYHPISKMSEYLKLSKVDEVSAMITDGEMVLEILKDHKKLLSQMKIVISTAEKVGDEGTVDMMGSYIAQLEKSSWMLDAWSKNTKDQLKSVEMEKVS from the coding sequence ATGAATTATTTAAATATAAACGACAAGAATTTACTACTTGTAAACAAGGACTTAAACCAACTATTGGCAGATTATAGTGTTTACTACCAAAAATTAAGAAGTTTCCATTGGAACGTGTTGGGAAAAAACTTCTTCGACCTTCATGAAAAGTTTGAGGAACTATACAATGATGCCAGAATTAAAATTGATGAAGTCGCAGAGCGTATCCTAACATTGCGTTATCATCCAATAAGTAAAATGAGTGAGTACTTAAAATTGTCTAAGGTGGATGAGGTATCTGCCATGATTACAGACGGAGAGATGGTTTTGGAAATACTAAAAGATCATAAAAAACTCTTATCACAAATGAAAATCGTAATAAGTACAGCAGAAAAAGTTGGGGACGAAGGAACTGTGGATATGATGGGGTCTTACATTGCTCAATTGGAAAAATCGAGCTGGATGTTAGATGCATGGTCGAAAAATACAAAAGACCAATTAAAGTCTGTAGAAATGGAAAAAGTGTCCTAA
- the cls gene encoding cardiolipin synthase, with amino-acid sequence MQLNTILIVIYALTCLWAIASILLHGNRPTKSISWVFTVLIFPFAGVLLYYLFGVNRRKFKLFTLKQVKKRRLYDTKYHELTDSKLIEKSLSGNYKRLSQLIANSGHTLPYSGNLVKVLDNGDETFDTIFEVLKKAKKFIHIQYYAFEQGELQEKFYEILKRKIKEGVEVRLIYDSFGSYTFRGSKMKRFKEIGVQAYPILPLRLGNLLYTINYRNHRKIIVVDGDKGFIGGANISDKYILPISDLGIWRDLHLYLEGPIISSLHRVFIKDFHFASSKEPLLSSEYLTEAGERGSSVVQIVTSGPDSDQPTIMQQYIEMINMAKSHINIANPYFIPNISILDALKIAALRGVKVNLLLPKKTDSKLAKYSMFSRFDELLYTGTNIYLRKDFSHSKVIEIDNELVSIGSGNFDHRSFEHNFESNALIFEKDLAVEVNKKFNVLFKKSHKLTYQVFKQRPLWKKLVEGFAKFFSPLL; translated from the coding sequence ATGCAATTAAACACAATTTTAATAGTAATATACGCGCTAACATGTCTTTGGGCCATTGCCAGCATTTTATTGCATGGTAACAGACCTACTAAATCCATAAGTTGGGTGTTCACGGTATTGATCTTTCCATTTGCCGGTGTTTTGCTGTACTACCTTTTTGGGGTCAACCGGCGAAAGTTTAAGCTTTTTACTTTAAAACAAGTTAAAAAAAGAAGACTATATGACACCAAGTATCATGAATTGACAGATTCAAAGTTGATTGAAAAATCTTTGTCAGGTAACTATAAAAGATTATCGCAACTTATTGCCAATAGCGGACACACTCTTCCATATAGCGGAAATCTAGTCAAAGTATTGGATAACGGCGATGAGACCTTTGATACTATATTCGAGGTTTTAAAAAAAGCAAAAAAGTTTATACACATACAGTACTATGCTTTTGAGCAAGGTGAGCTTCAAGAAAAATTTTATGAAATATTAAAAAGAAAAATAAAAGAAGGGGTTGAGGTTAGATTGATTTATGATTCTTTTGGAAGCTATACTTTCAGGGGAAGTAAAATGAAACGATTTAAAGAAATAGGTGTCCAAGCATATCCAATTTTACCGCTGAGATTAGGAAATTTGTTATATACGATAAACTACCGCAATCATAGAAAAATAATAGTTGTAGACGGCGATAAAGGCTTCATTGGTGGAGCAAACATCTCTGATAAATACATACTCCCCATTTCAGATTTAGGTATTTGGCGCGATTTACACCTTTATCTAGAGGGCCCGATCATAAGTAGCCTCCACAGAGTTTTTATTAAGGATTTCCATTTTGCCAGTTCCAAAGAGCCCTTATTGAGTTCAGAATATTTAACCGAAGCGGGCGAAAGAGGCAGTAGTGTTGTTCAAATTGTAACAAGTGGTCCAGACTCCGACCAGCCCACTATAATGCAACAGTATATTGAAATGATCAATATGGCAAAAAGTCATATCAATATTGCCAATCCTTATTTCATTCCCAATATATCTATTTTGGATGCGCTGAAAATTGCCGCATTACGAGGAGTAAAAGTAAACCTTTTATTACCGAAAAAAACAGATTCTAAATTGGCGAAGTACAGTATGTTCTCAAGATTTGATGAGCTTTTGTACACTGGTACGAACATATACCTCCGTAAAGATTTTTCGCATAGCAAAGTTATCGAGATTGATAATGAATTGGTTTCTATTGGCTCTGGTAATTTTGACCATAGAAGCTTTGAACATAATTTTGAGAGCAACGCTCTTATTTTTGAAAAAGACCTTGCTGTTGAGGTCAACAAAAAGTTCAACGTCCTTTTCAAAAAATCTCACAAGCTAACTTATCAAGTTTTTAAACAAAGACCTCTTTGGAAGAAATTAGTTGAGGGATTCGCTAAGTTTTTTAGTCCGTTGTTGTAA
- a CDS encoding YtxH domain-containing protein — protein MSNSSNLIIGVLAGTAVGAALGILYAPDKGKNTRNKISEKALATKDTLEQNAMELKDKLAETIAAEKETLDTKVENILSDVSYKTEDVITTLETKLKQLKAKNRSLQKTS, from the coding sequence ATGAGCAATAGTTCAAACTTAATTATAGGGGTACTTGCAGGTACAGCGGTCGGAGCCGCCTTAGGTATTTTATATGCACCCGATAAAGGAAAGAACACAAGAAACAAAATTTCTGAAAAAGCTTTGGCAACTAAAGATACTCTGGAACAGAATGCCATGGAGCTAAAAGATAAATTAGCCGAAACTATAGCTGCTGAAAAAGAAACATTGGATACTAAAGTAGAGAACATTCTTTCTGATGTTAGCTACAAAACGGAAGATGTTATCACCACATTGGAAACTAAGCTAAAGCAGCTTAAAGCAAAAAACAGAAGCTTACAAAAAACATCATAA
- a CDS encoding zinc ribbon domain-containing protein, with product MANKKENTVEEKLRALYDLQLIDSRVDEIRNVRGELPLEVQDLEDDVLGLKTRMDKLKTDVETVNFEIAAKKNLIEESKVLIKKYADQQKNVRNSREFNSLSKEVEFQELEIQLAEKNIKEFKAQIEQKKEVIASTKEKLSEREGHLKHKKGELDAILAETEKEEKALLKKSEEFEEKIEDRLIQAYKRIRHNVKNGLAVVAVERGASGGSFFTIPPQVQVEIASRKKIITDEHSGRILVDPLLAEEEQVRMQAMFEKI from the coding sequence ATGGCGAACAAAAAAGAAAACACCGTGGAAGAAAAATTGAGAGCACTGTACGATTTGCAGTTAATCGATTCCAGGGTTGATGAAATACGTAATGTTAGAGGTGAATTGCCTTTGGAAGTGCAGGACTTGGAAGATGATGTACTAGGTCTTAAGACACGTATGGATAAATTGAAGACAGATGTTGAGACGGTTAATTTTGAAATTGCCGCTAAGAAAAATCTCATTGAAGAATCCAAGGTGCTGATTAAAAAATATGCTGATCAGCAAAAGAACGTAAGAAATAGTCGTGAGTTCAATTCGTTGAGCAAAGAAGTTGAATTCCAAGAATTGGAAATTCAATTGGCCGAAAAGAATATCAAAGAATTCAAGGCGCAGATAGAACAGAAAAAAGAGGTAATTGCCTCGACCAAAGAAAAACTTTCAGAGAGAGAAGGACATTTGAAGCACAAAAAGGGTGAATTGGACGCTATTCTGGCTGAAACTGAAAAAGAAGAAAAGGCACTTTTGAAAAAATCAGAAGAATTCGAAGAAAAAATCGAAGACCGATTGATTCAGGCTTATAAAAGAATACGCCATAATGTAAAAAATGGTTTAGCTGTTGTAGCTGTGGAAAGAGGTGCTTCTGGTGGTTCTTTCTTTACCATTCCGCCTCAGGTACAGGTTGAAATCGCTTCTAGAAAAAAAATCATTACCGATGAACATAGCGGCAGAATTTTAGTAGATCCATTATTGGCAGAGGAAGAACAGGTGCGCATGCAAGCAATGTTCGAAAAGATATAA
- a CDS encoding helix-turn-helix transcriptional regulator, protein MIEIKINAKNTEGIVRQIQEVIGGSIQERWGEYTLTVNSKIASGNIRFITFDWGVNLLEYDITFFDDITLIMDASEYNPIHFTYCLEGYCMHRFGHQSENDMKTLERFQSVIVTSKEGGYNYGYFPKNEKLAINVIQIIRRQFLKKRLNNVEELNRKLYEVFLDTDHENTFAFYGSYNLKMADKIGALRKVKSKGMIRVMQIQGLVYQILSMHILGHDKVLKHKKPPTTLLRRELKIVREIANKIVKDVSKNYSLEQLSRDSGLSQAKLQEGFKLLYTRTVTEYIRHARLEQARDYINTTEMSISEIVYTIGFSSRSYFSKIFKDKYDISPSEFKENVVARISA, encoded by the coding sequence ATGATAGAGATAAAGATAAATGCTAAAAATACCGAAGGTATTGTTAGACAGATTCAAGAAGTTATTGGGGGTTCAATACAAGAACGCTGGGGTGAATATACCCTCACTGTAAATAGCAAGATAGCTTCGGGCAATATTCGCTTTATTACTTTTGATTGGGGCGTAAATCTTCTGGAGTACGATATTACTTTCTTTGACGATATTACGCTAATTATGGATGCCTCAGAATATAACCCTATTCATTTCACCTATTGTTTAGAAGGGTATTGTATGCATCGCTTTGGTCATCAGTCTGAAAATGACATGAAAACTTTAGAGCGTTTTCAATCCGTTATAGTTACTAGTAAGGAAGGAGGATACAACTACGGTTATTTTCCTAAGAATGAAAAGTTGGCGATTAACGTGATACAAATAATAAGGAGACAATTTCTAAAAAAACGACTCAATAATGTAGAAGAACTCAATCGAAAACTTTATGAGGTTTTTTTAGATACGGACCATGAAAACACCTTTGCTTTTTATGGAAGTTATAACTTGAAAATGGCTGATAAAATAGGTGCCCTAAGAAAAGTAAAGAGCAAAGGGATGATCCGGGTCATGCAAATACAAGGACTTGTATATCAGATTTTATCCATGCACATACTTGGGCACGACAAAGTATTGAAACATAAGAAACCTCCAACCACTTTACTAAGACGAGAATTAAAAATTGTACGCGAGATTGCTAACAAAATTGTGAAAGACGTGTCAAAAAATTACTCTTTGGAACAGTTGTCCAGAGATTCAGGGCTTTCGCAAGCCAAGTTACAAGAAGGTTTTAAACTGTTGTATACTAGGACTGTTACGGAATACATCAGACATGCCCGGTTAGAGCAAGCTAGGGATTATATCAATACTACAGAAATGAGTATTTCAGAAATTGTTTACACCATTGGCTTCAGTAGCAGAAGTTATTTTTCAAAAATATTCAAGGACAAATATGATATCAGCCCAAGTGAATTTAAGGAAAACGTAGTAGCAAGAATATCGGCATAA